A portion of the Halobacillus ihumii genome contains these proteins:
- the dnaI gene encoding primosomal protein DnaI yields the protein MEPIQQSLQKWMRNHKQFQQRLSHMKREVLNSTEIKQLVRDHPSLTEDVLEKQLIKLYEYQTQSKDCEKCPSREACINILPGHVPQLEVTGTEIKLVYNKCRKELQQEQQRHQRSLISSLHIPKEILEANLERLDFNDDARGQAIQNTVQYLEKIDEQLPSKGLYFHGPFGVGKTFFLGVIANELMKKNIASMVIYMPEFVREMKASIKDDSMNNKIDAFKKTPVLMLDDIGAESQSAWFRDEILGSILQYRMMERLPVFFTSNYSLNELEKVLMTSNRGDIDQVKAQRITERVRQLSDSVPVEGQNRRGQ from the coding sequence GTGGAACCCATTCAACAATCTTTACAAAAGTGGATGCGAAATCATAAACAATTTCAACAACGTTTAAGCCATATGAAGCGGGAAGTTCTGAATTCAACAGAGATAAAACAGCTGGTCAGGGACCATCCTTCCCTAACTGAAGACGTGCTGGAAAAACAGCTCATTAAACTATATGAGTACCAAACACAGTCAAAGGACTGTGAAAAGTGTCCTTCTCGCGAAGCATGTATCAATATTCTACCAGGCCACGTTCCTCAGTTAGAGGTGACAGGTACAGAGATCAAGCTTGTCTATAATAAATGTCGTAAAGAACTGCAGCAAGAACAACAACGGCATCAGCGCTCTTTAATAAGCAGCCTTCATATTCCAAAGGAAATTTTGGAAGCTAATCTTGAGCGGTTAGACTTTAATGATGATGCTCGCGGCCAGGCTATCCAAAATACCGTGCAGTACCTTGAAAAAATAGATGAGCAGCTTCCGAGCAAGGGGTTGTATTTTCACGGCCCGTTTGGAGTGGGAAAGACTTTTTTTCTAGGTGTCATTGCAAACGAGTTAATGAAAAAAAATATTGCTTCGATGGTAATCTATATGCCTGAATTTGTTCGGGAGATGAAAGCCTCCATAAAAGATGATTCTATGAATAACAAGATTGATGCCTTTAAAAAAACACCTGTGCTCATGCTGGATGATATAGGGGCAGAATCTCAATCTGCCTGGTTTCGAGACGAAATTCTGGGGTCCATATTACAATATCGAATGATGGAACGCCTCCCGGTATTTTTCACTTCTAATTATTCGCTTAATGAACTGGAGAAAGTTTTAATGACGAGCAACCGAGGAGATATTGACCAGGTTAAAGCCCAGAGAATTACAGAACGTGTACGGCAGTTAAGTGATAGTGTTCCTGTTGAGGGACAGAATCGACGAGGTCAATAG
- the mutM gene encoding DNA-formamidopyrimidine glycosylase, whose protein sequence is MPELPEVETVRQTLKQLVLNKKIQDVSIYWGNIIKRPQDPNDFKQWVQDQTIRDIERKGKFLIFKMDDISMVSHLRMEGKFGVYDALVEKPKHTHVIFHFTDGTELRYNDVRKFGTMHLFEKGTEWDQKPLNQLGPDPFDPAFTIEYFYERINKTTRNMKAVLLDQTIVAGLGNIYVDEALYRSGIHPERLANQLTKEEASRVRQASIDTITEAVEQGGTTIRSYLNSQGQMGMFQQKLRVYGKQDTDCLNCGTPILKLKVSGRGTHVCPACQK, encoded by the coding sequence ATGCCGGAACTACCTGAAGTGGAAACGGTCAGACAAACATTAAAGCAACTCGTTTTAAATAAAAAAATACAAGACGTTTCAATATATTGGGGAAATATTATTAAACGCCCGCAAGATCCAAATGATTTTAAGCAATGGGTACAGGATCAAACGATTCGTGATATTGAAAGGAAAGGAAAGTTCCTCATTTTCAAAATGGATGATATTTCAATGGTCTCCCACTTGCGAATGGAAGGTAAGTTTGGTGTGTACGATGCTTTGGTCGAGAAGCCGAAACATACCCATGTCATCTTTCACTTTACTGATGGAACTGAACTCCGATATAACGATGTTCGTAAATTTGGCACGATGCATTTATTTGAAAAAGGAACAGAATGGGATCAGAAGCCGCTTAATCAATTGGGTCCTGACCCATTCGATCCCGCTTTTACAATCGAATACTTTTACGAAAGAATTAATAAAACAACGCGAAATATGAAAGCTGTGCTGCTAGATCAGACGATCGTAGCAGGATTAGGCAATATTTATGTTGATGAAGCACTTTATCGCAGCGGTATTCATCCTGAACGATTGGCGAACCAGCTTACTAAAGAGGAAGCTTCACGGGTGAGACAGGCAAGTATTGACACCATCACAGAAGCAGTAGAACAGGGAGGCACGACCATTCGGTCTTATCTGAACAGTCAGGGACAGATGGGAATGTTTCAGCAGAAATTACGAGTTTACGGAAAGCAGGATACGGATTGCCTGAACTGTGGTACTCCAATTTTAAAGTTAAAAGTAAGCGGTCGGGGCACCCATGTCTGCCCAGCTTGTCAGAAGTAA
- the nrdR gene encoding transcriptional regulator NrdR codes for MKCPNCHYKSTKVLDSRPIEEGHSIRRRRECEQCDFRFTTFERIEEVPLIVVKKEGTREEFSREKLMRGLIRACEKRPVAVEKLEAVTLDIEKELRNRGVSEVQSKDIGEMIMGRLSGIDEVAYVRFASVYRQFKDINVFIDELKELIKHEDKG; via the coding sequence TTGAAATGCCCAAATTGCCACTATAAAAGTACGAAGGTGCTGGATTCGAGGCCAATCGAGGAAGGACATTCGATCAGGCGGAGAAGGGAATGTGAACAGTGTGATTTTCGTTTTACGACCTTTGAAAGGATTGAGGAAGTTCCCTTAATCGTCGTAAAAAAAGAAGGAACTAGAGAAGAATTCAGCCGTGAGAAACTTATGCGTGGACTAATACGTGCTTGTGAAAAAAGACCGGTTGCTGTTGAAAAATTGGAAGCTGTGACTCTTGATATTGAGAAGGAATTGAGAAATCGCGGAGTCTCAGAAGTACAAAGCAAGGATATTGGTGAAATGATTATGGGGCGCCTTTCAGGAATTGATGAGGTTGCTTATGTTCGTTTTGCCTCAGTATATCGTCAATTTAAAGATATTAATGTTTTTATAGATGAACTGAAAGAATTAATTAAACATGAAGATAAAGGATGA
- the polA gene encoding DNA polymerase I, translating to MAEKVVLIDGNSIAYRAFFALPLLNNDKGVYTNAVYGFTTMLLKILEEDKPDRLLVAFDAGKTTFRHKTYSDYKGGRQKTPSELSEQFPVIKELLDAFAIPYYQLENYEADDIIGTLATQAGEGNLEVKVISGDKDLLQLVSDRIQVSLTKKGITTVDAYDPAFMQEKMGVRPDQIIDLKALMGDSSDNIPGVPGVGEKTAVKLLSQFDKLENVYDNLEDVSGKKLKEKLELNKEEAFMSKQLVTIERNAPIEISLEDIRYGGYESKNVSGLFRNLGFQSLMDRVASPEEDTTPSDQDDDWPEINVTIITEVDEELLSGQEALIVEMLSDNYHQAPVEGIVFVNKHKHYFISMDDAEKSSGFKAWMMDETKEKWVFDAKQTVVALKRHGIEAKGISFDLLLASYLLNPSENNHDIPSISHRMNENAVQYDEEVYGKGAKVKLPDSEEVFHKHLVRKANMLYKLKDIMEQKLEQNEQMDLYKNLEMPLALILAEMEHQGVKVDVERLQQMRGELEERLETLKAEIYELAGKSFNLNSPKQLGPVLFEDLQLPVIKKTKTGYSTSADILEQLEDQHPIIPKILLYRQLSKLQSTYLEGLLKVVDGSTNMIHTRFNQALAQTGRLSSIEPNLQNIPIRLEEGRKIRQAFVPSEEGWLMFSSDYSQIELRVLAHIAQDEKLITAFREGKDIHTQTASEVFDVPGNEITSEMRRQAKAVNFGIVYGISDYGLSQSLGISRKEAKTFIEKYLNSYPGVKEYMDESVREAKQSGYVTTFMQRRRYLPDITSRNFNKRSFAERTAMNTPIQGSAADIIKKAMIDLFNRLKTEGFKARMLLQVHDELILEVPEDEIEKLKDVVAEAMENTVQLEVPLEVDYSYGPTWYDAK from the coding sequence ATGGCGGAAAAAGTCGTACTAATAGATGGAAACAGTATAGCGTATCGAGCATTTTTTGCGCTGCCTCTATTGAATAACGATAAGGGAGTTTATACGAACGCAGTTTATGGTTTTACAACGATGCTGTTAAAAATCTTAGAAGAGGATAAGCCTGATCGTTTATTAGTCGCATTTGATGCTGGTAAAACTACTTTTCGTCACAAAACGTATTCGGATTATAAAGGCGGGAGGCAAAAAACGCCTTCTGAACTGTCTGAACAGTTTCCAGTTATCAAAGAACTATTGGACGCGTTTGCTATTCCATATTACCAGCTTGAAAATTATGAGGCTGATGACATCATCGGAACACTAGCCACTCAAGCTGGCGAAGGCAATCTTGAAGTAAAAGTTATTTCAGGAGACAAGGATTTATTGCAGCTCGTTTCAGATCGTATTCAAGTAAGTCTGACTAAGAAAGGGATTACGACTGTTGATGCCTATGACCCCGCTTTTATGCAAGAAAAAATGGGGGTTCGTCCAGATCAAATTATCGATCTAAAGGCACTGATGGGAGACAGTTCAGATAATATCCCAGGCGTTCCGGGTGTGGGCGAGAAGACTGCTGTGAAACTTCTAAGTCAGTTCGATAAGCTTGAGAATGTGTATGACAACCTGGAAGATGTTAGCGGGAAAAAGTTGAAAGAAAAGCTTGAACTTAATAAGGAAGAAGCATTTATGAGTAAACAGCTTGTTACCATCGAGAGAAATGCCCCTATTGAAATCAGTCTTGAAGATATACGTTATGGGGGATATGAAAGTAAGAATGTGAGTGGTTTGTTCCGCAATCTAGGCTTTCAGTCACTTATGGATCGTGTAGCTTCACCTGAAGAAGATACTACACCGAGCGATCAAGATGATGATTGGCCGGAAATAAATGTTACGATCATAACAGAGGTTGACGAAGAATTGTTGTCTGGCCAAGAAGCTTTAATTGTAGAAATGCTTTCGGATAATTATCATCAGGCTCCGGTTGAAGGGATCGTTTTTGTTAATAAGCACAAGCATTACTTTATTTCGATGGATGATGCTGAAAAGTCCTCAGGTTTTAAAGCGTGGATGATGGATGAAACGAAAGAAAAATGGGTCTTTGATGCAAAGCAAACAGTAGTGGCCCTAAAGCGCCATGGAATTGAAGCGAAAGGAATCAGTTTTGATTTACTGCTCGCCTCTTATCTACTTAATCCTTCAGAAAATAACCATGATATTCCATCGATTAGTCATCGAATGAATGAAAATGCAGTGCAGTATGATGAGGAAGTTTATGGGAAGGGAGCTAAAGTGAAACTCCCGGATTCTGAGGAGGTTTTCCATAAGCATCTTGTTCGTAAAGCAAATATGTTATATAAACTTAAAGATATTATGGAACAAAAGTTAGAACAAAACGAACAGATGGATTTATATAAGAACCTTGAGATGCCGTTAGCTTTGATTTTAGCGGAAATGGAGCATCAGGGGGTGAAGGTCGATGTGGAACGCCTTCAACAGATGAGAGGTGAGCTTGAAGAAAGGCTTGAAACACTCAAAGCAGAAATCTATGAACTGGCAGGGAAATCGTTTAATTTGAATTCACCTAAACAACTAGGGCCGGTGCTGTTTGAAGATCTTCAACTACCAGTCATTAAAAAGACAAAGACAGGTTATTCAACCTCAGCAGACATCCTGGAACAACTTGAAGATCAGCATCCGATCATTCCTAAGATTCTGTTATACAGGCAGTTGAGTAAGCTTCAATCTACTTACCTCGAAGGATTACTGAAGGTTGTGGATGGCTCGACTAATATGATTCATACGCGTTTTAATCAGGCCCTTGCTCAAACAGGGCGACTTAGTTCCATCGAGCCTAACTTGCAAAACATACCTATTCGTCTTGAAGAGGGAAGGAAGATCAGACAGGCTTTTGTACCGTCAGAAGAAGGGTGGCTTATGTTTTCAAGTGATTATTCTCAAATCGAGCTGCGAGTTTTAGCTCATATTGCTCAAGATGAAAAATTAATCACGGCTTTTAGGGAAGGAAAAGATATTCACACTCAGACAGCCAGTGAAGTATTTGATGTGCCTGGTAATGAAATTACAAGTGAAATGAGACGTCAAGCCAAGGCCGTCAATTTCGGGATCGTGTATGGCATTAGTGATTACGGTTTATCTCAGAGTTTAGGGATCTCCCGTAAAGAAGCAAAGACCTTTATTGAAAAATATTTAAATAGTTATCCTGGCGTAAAAGAATACATGGACGAGTCTGTTCGGGAAGCAAAACAGTCAGGCTATGTGACGACATTTATGCAACGTCGAAGATACTTGCCTGATATAACGAGCCGAAACTTTAATAAGCGAAGTTTTGCTGAACGTACAGCTATGAATACACCTATTCAAGGAAGTGCAGCAGATATTATTAAAAAGGCAATGATCGATTTATTTAATCGCTTGAAAACAGAAGGTTTCAAGGCACGAATGTTACTCCAAGTACACGATGAACTGATCTTAGAAGTGCCAGAAGACGAAATTGAAAAATTAAAAGATGTTGTAGCAGAGGCCATGGAGAATACAGTGCAATTAGAAGTGCCTTTAGAGGTGGATTATTCTTATGGACCAACTTGGTATGACGCGAAGTAA
- a CDS encoding cytosolic protein gives MKSFISRYLSNHAETGEDPHDKRLKTHYYKAKKDDVFRAVIDLFPAPSEKAAVSNERGEITVNYKGSRKAFIVATIIMVRPFQTSVDFSVTSDSGGPVDFGFSDRLILQLYEQLDRQFPSLKSSER, from the coding sequence GTGAAATCATTTATTTCCAGGTATTTAAGTAATCATGCAGAAACAGGGGAAGATCCTCATGATAAGAGACTCAAGACACACTATTATAAAGCCAAGAAGGATGATGTGTTCAGAGCGGTAATAGATTTATTTCCTGCTCCTTCCGAGAAAGCAGCTGTTTCAAATGAACGTGGTGAGATTACTGTGAACTATAAGGGAAGCAGAAAAGCTTTTATCGTAGCAACCATTATTATGGTGCGCCCATTTCAAACCTCTGTTGATTTTTCTGTGACGAGTGATTCAGGCGGCCCAGTAGACTTTGGATTCAGCGACAGATTAATTCTTCAGCTTTATGAACAGCTTGATCGTCAGTTTCCTTCCCTGAAATCGTCGGAAAGATGA
- a CDS encoding replication initiation and membrane attachment family protein has translation MDRYIGKLLPIDGFTIIQTGSAPQSAQSSLTHLYQPLIGKLAISLYQFLVNEEETCDQGLVQSHHAVMAFLSTPLDQIYKARQKLEALGLLRTYLSKKESTTVYLYEIRSPFSPEEFFNDDMLSLLLRHEMGEDKFNSLRSRFSKPSISLEDYEEVTETFDRVFHGVYPSSALLDQQKQSAQRREGTGTRGPAILDSRVDFNWLHHALKQRMYPSEKILTGDHRRIISQLVALYNLTSSEIERAIIWAINEENELIVEELKAACHDFIKDRPAGDNGSIDEREKVPGSSQESGSKEEQFIQLLEEISPRELLEDLSSGNQASEQEMKIIRDIMTEQGLKPGVMNVLIHYVLLKTDMKLSKPYLEKIASHWARKNVSTVRQAMNLAKAEHQKYQQWGKQKNTYRKNNQEVIPDWFKKRGEPKEKQPAVQINKQDIAERIRKLSNKGNGS, from the coding sequence ATGGATCGATATATAGGAAAGCTTTTACCAATAGACGGATTTACAATCATTCAAACAGGTTCAGCTCCTCAATCCGCTCAATCGTCGTTAACCCATTTATATCAACCTCTAATAGGAAAGCTTGCTATTTCCTTATATCAATTTTTAGTAAATGAAGAGGAAACGTGCGACCAGGGGCTTGTCCAATCCCACCATGCAGTCATGGCATTTCTGTCGACCCCTTTAGATCAAATCTATAAGGCCAGGCAAAAGCTCGAGGCGTTAGGTCTATTGCGAACATATTTATCTAAAAAGGAATCAACAACTGTTTACCTATATGAAATCAGATCCCCATTTTCCCCGGAGGAATTTTTTAATGATGATATGCTTTCCTTGTTGTTGAGACATGAGATGGGTGAAGATAAATTTAATTCATTGCGCAGTCGTTTTTCTAAGCCCTCTATTTCTTTGGAAGATTATGAAGAAGTAACGGAGACATTTGATCGTGTATTTCATGGAGTCTACCCCTCTTCAGCTTTATTGGATCAGCAAAAACAATCAGCGCAGCGAAGAGAGGGTACTGGAACTCGCGGGCCGGCCATTTTGGACAGCCGTGTAGATTTTAATTGGCTGCATCATGCCTTAAAGCAGAGAATGTATCCGAGTGAAAAGATTCTTACAGGGGATCACCGCCGGATTATTTCACAGCTTGTAGCGTTATATAACTTAACGTCCAGTGAAATTGAACGGGCGATTATCTGGGCGATTAATGAGGAGAATGAATTGATTGTCGAGGAACTTAAAGCTGCCTGTCATGACTTTATAAAAGATCGTCCCGCTGGAGACAATGGAAGTATTGACGAGCGTGAAAAAGTTCCTGGCTCCAGCCAAGAATCTGGGAGTAAGGAAGAGCAATTTATTCAATTACTCGAGGAAATCTCACCAAGGGAACTGTTAGAGGATTTATCTAGCGGTAATCAAGCCTCTGAACAGGAAATGAAAATAATCCGCGATATTATGACGGAACAAGGCCTCAAGCCCGGGGTTATGAATGTACTGATTCACTATGTGTTGTTAAAAACGGATATGAAATTATCGAAACCTTATCTTGAAAAGATCGCCAGTCATTGGGCACGTAAGAATGTATCTACTGTAAGACAGGCAATGAACCTGGCCAAGGCTGAACATCAGAAGTATCAGCAATGGGGAAAACAAAAGAACACATATCGGAAAAACAATCAGGAAGTTATCCCGGATTGGTTTAAGAAGCGCGGGGAGCCTAAAGAGAAACAGCCTGCGGTTCAGATCAACAAGCAGGATATTGCTGAGCGGATACGTAAGCTGTCGAATAAAGGAAATGGATCGTGA
- the ytxC gene encoding sporulation protein YtxC yields MVCIQFSSRKVAFYFHQVITELQIDDSCPWMVKDISHNKLLIETELTLSEVFYDFVQSVTRVITDQKLSPWTEGVLKHVFHYKEKQEIKRIIELSNELRLEPPAGIIIPDLEKVIETCVSKKLSGRFYVDFDWLSAFCLEEIYEELVDFTGKVLDEYKLEEAHQLMVDSWRRGINNRDTGVQVLHVFHDDTLHYFHDEGNKVSRDELILYLKQYPDPFLTQLPINFGITPALIFAPDELIIYSDHLEDSKLDLLTNLFEEKASCKPHSEFPFDWA; encoded by the coding sequence TTGGTATGTATACAGTTTTCCAGTCGAAAAGTGGCTTTTTATTTCCATCAGGTGATTACAGAACTTCAAATAGATGACTCCTGCCCATGGATGGTTAAGGATATCTCACATAACAAGTTATTAATAGAAACTGAGCTGACGTTGAGTGAGGTTTTTTATGACTTTGTTCAAAGTGTGACAAGAGTGATTACGGATCAAAAGCTGTCACCATGGACAGAGGGTGTACTCAAGCATGTATTCCACTATAAAGAAAAGCAGGAAATCAAACGGATTATAGAGTTAAGCAATGAGCTCAGGCTGGAACCTCCAGCAGGAATTATAATCCCTGATTTAGAAAAGGTGATCGAAACATGTGTAAGTAAAAAGCTATCTGGCCGTTTTTATGTTGATTTTGACTGGTTAAGTGCTTTTTGTCTGGAAGAAATATATGAAGAATTAGTGGATTTCACAGGGAAGGTATTGGATGAATACAAGCTGGAAGAGGCTCATCAACTAATGGTTGATTCATGGAGGCGTGGGATCAATAATAGAGACACGGGAGTTCAGGTGTTACATGTATTCCATGACGATACGCTTCATTACTTTCATGATGAAGGAAATAAGGTAAGTCGGGATGAACTCATTCTTTATTTAAAGCAATATCCAGACCCTTTTCTAACACAATTACCAATTAATTTTGGAATTACCCCAGCTCTTATTTTTGCACCGGACGAGCTTATTATTTATTCTGACCACTTGGAAGATTCAAAGCTTGATTTGCTGACAAATTTGTTTGAAGAAAAAGCGTCCTGTAAGCCCCATTCGGAATTTCCTTTCGATTGGGCTTGA
- the speD gene encoding adenosylmethionine decarboxylase produces the protein MDTMGRHVIAELWDCNEDKLNDMSYIEQTFVDAALKAGAEVREVAFHKFAPHGVSGVVIISESHLTIHSFPEHGYASIDVYTCGDRIDPNVAAEFIIKALEAGRNETVEVPRGMGPVEVQQSRAL, from the coding sequence ATGGATACAATGGGAAGACATGTTATTGCCGAATTATGGGATTGTAATGAAGATAAATTAAACGATATGTCATATATCGAACAAACTTTTGTAGATGCAGCACTTAAAGCAGGAGCGGAAGTGAGGGAAGTTGCCTTTCATAAATTTGCTCCACACGGGGTCAGCGGGGTTGTTATTATTTCAGAGTCACATTTAACGATCCATAGCTTTCCAGAGCATGGATATGCAAGTATTGATGTGTATACTTGTGGTGATCGTATCGACCCTAATGTTGCAGCAGAATTTATTATCAAAGCGTTAGAGGCTGGCCGCAATGAAACAGTGGAAGTTCCAAGAGGAATGGGGCCTGTTGAAGTGCAGCAGTCTCGTGCTCTATAG
- a CDS encoding glyceraldehyde-3-phosphate dehydrogenase, with protein MGKTRIAINGLGRIGRMVFRKAVLDDTIELVAVNASYPAETIAHMVKYDSVHGRFEGSIKAIDHGIVVNGKKIRLCATRNPLELPWDELDVDIVIEATGKFKTQEEASLHIQSGAKKVIITAPGKEVDATIVMGVNEEAYEPGQHDVISNASCTTNCLAPVVKVLEDQFGIENGLMTTVHAFTNDQKNLDNPHKDLRRARGCTQSIIPTSTGAAKALGEVIPSMQGKLNGMALRVPTPNVSLVDLVVDLKVDVTEEQINAAFSKVADDKMKGILEYSDEPLVSVDYTTSDSSAIIDGLSTQVIEDRKVKVLAWYDNEWGYSCRVVDLAKYVGSFLSQDKKVRVS; from the coding sequence ATGGGGAAAACACGAATCGCAATAAATGGGTTAGGCAGAATAGGTCGTATGGTCTTTCGAAAGGCTGTGTTAGACGACACGATTGAATTAGTTGCTGTTAATGCAAGTTATCCTGCTGAAACGATTGCACACATGGTGAAATATGATAGTGTTCATGGACGTTTTGAGGGGAGCATTAAAGCGATAGATCATGGGATTGTTGTTAACGGAAAAAAAATAAGACTCTGTGCAACTCGAAATCCTTTAGAATTGCCGTGGGATGAATTAGATGTAGATATTGTGATTGAAGCGACAGGTAAGTTTAAAACACAAGAAGAAGCATCGCTGCATATCCAGTCTGGAGCAAAGAAAGTTATCATTACAGCCCCAGGTAAAGAAGTGGATGCGACAATTGTGATGGGAGTAAATGAGGAAGCGTATGAACCAGGACAGCACGACGTAATTTCAAACGCTTCTTGCACGACTAATTGTTTAGCCCCAGTCGTTAAAGTGTTAGAAGATCAATTTGGCATTGAAAATGGACTGATGACAACGGTTCATGCCTTTACCAACGACCAGAAGAACCTGGATAATCCGCATAAGGATCTTCGTCGTGCGCGAGGATGCACACAATCTATTATTCCAACATCCACGGGTGCTGCTAAGGCTCTTGGTGAGGTTATCCCATCCATGCAAGGGAAACTAAATGGTATGGCCTTAAGGGTCCCTACACCAAATGTTTCTTTAGTTGATTTAGTAGTTGACCTTAAAGTAGATGTAACAGAAGAACAAATAAATGCTGCTTTTTCAAAAGTGGCTGATGACAAAATGAAGGGGATTCTTGAATATAGTGATGAACCACTTGTCTCCGTTGATTATACAACTTCAGATTCCTCAGCTATAATTGACGGCTTGTCTACACAAGTTATCGAGGATCGTAAGGTTAAAGTGTTAGCTTGGTACGATAATGAGTGGGGGTACTCTTGCCGAGTTGTAGATTTAGCTAAATATGTCGGCAGCTTTTTAAGCCAGGATAAAAAGGTTAGAGTATCTTAA
- the coaE gene encoding dephospho-CoA kinase (Dephospho-CoA kinase (CoaE) performs the final step in coenzyme A biosynthesis.), producing MTVVIGLTGSIASGKSTISEMFHNFKIPVVDADIISREVVDPGESAYQKIIDAFGNEVLHEDKTINRKRLGKIVFESKEKRDILNQIVHPEVRKEMLRQRDHYKKDKHSAVVLDIPLLFESKLAHYADRTLVVYVDEDTQLQRLVERDGSSVEDAKQRMSSQIPVAEKAEMADAVVDNSGSVEESFKQLKSILENWNIIN from the coding sequence ATGACAGTTGTAATTGGATTAACTGGAAGTATAGCCAGTGGTAAAAGTACAATTTCTGAAATGTTTCATAACTTCAAGATCCCTGTAGTAGATGCAGATATCATTTCCAGAGAAGTAGTTGATCCTGGAGAGTCTGCTTATCAAAAAATTATTGATGCTTTTGGAAATGAAGTATTGCATGAAGATAAGACGATCAATCGAAAACGATTGGGGAAAATAGTGTTTGAAAGCAAAGAAAAACGTGACATATTGAATCAAATTGTGCATCCTGAAGTCCGAAAAGAGATGCTCCGACAAAGAGATCATTATAAAAAAGACAAACATTCCGCCGTTGTGCTTGATATTCCGTTATTATTCGAAAGTAAACTGGCCCATTACGCCGATCGGACGCTTGTCGTATACGTAGATGAGGACACGCAATTACAAAGGCTGGTGGAACGTGATGGGTCAAGCGTGGAAGATGCCAAGCAACGAATGAGTTCTCAAATCCCCGTTGCTGAAAAAGCAGAGATGGCTGACGCTGTAGTTGATAATTCTGGAAGCGTCGAAGAAAGTTTTAAGCAATTAAAAAGCATACTTGAGAATTGGAATATCATAAACTAA
- a CDS encoding manganese efflux pump — protein MGIVLFPFLFGLAVTVDSFGIGCMIGLKRIGISKKGICAIALLSGCCYLLSASLGEWIKLFMDQAYAERLGAIALIVIGLFFLFHCLRKPEKPKQEDNVWAQPAKVLQSPEAADLDRSGQIKGKELLLLSLALSLDTFAAGFSGSFIGINPILTACLIVVMTTFMLLAGVKSGAKLSKKINNISMLPGMLLIIIGLIKLV, from the coding sequence TTGGGCATCGTTCTATTCCCATTTCTTTTCGGCCTGGCTGTTACCGTGGATAGCTTTGGGATCGGCTGTATGATTGGTTTAAAAAGAATTGGTATTTCGAAAAAAGGAATTTGTGCCATTGCCTTATTATCAGGTTGCTGCTATTTGTTGTCTGCCTCCTTAGGAGAATGGATTAAACTGTTCATGGATCAAGCTTATGCTGAAAGACTTGGGGCCATAGCACTGATCGTAATTGGACTGTTTTTTCTTTTCCATTGTTTAAGAAAGCCTGAGAAACCAAAACAAGAGGATAATGTTTGGGCACAGCCTGCCAAGGTATTACAATCACCTGAAGCTGCCGACCTAGACAGATCAGGTCAAATAAAAGGCAAGGAGCTTTTGCTTCTCAGTCTTGCCCTCTCATTAGATACTTTTGCAGCAGGGTTCAGCGGTTCATTCATAGGAATAAATCCTATCTTAACGGCTTGTCTAATCGTTGTCATGACGACCTTTATGTTGTTAGCAGGTGTGAAGAGTGGAGCGAAACTTAGCAAGAAAATCAACAATATTTCAATGCTTCCAGGAATGCTGCTCATTATTATTGGACTGATTAAGCTTGTGTGA